In the genome of Cercospora beticola chromosome 2, complete sequence, one region contains:
- the ERG4B gene encoding Delta(24(24(1)))-sterol reductase erg4B, translating to MSERVTRSQTGKTPRKSMVPEGFVETPGTRRRTTRKSAASDGRSPSPTEDLSASAELKAPVTSGNGSTKKAANGSANGQPKGKVIDGWLVGSDPKIDHNPHFDFGGTLGVSAMMIGFPLLMWYMWIGATYYNGKFPSEPSMTWAQYGKHLFHLAYTGAFPHRKAWAIYWTFFIFEGLLYLFAPGVYSTGKPLPHENGKQLRYYCSGVWSFYISIATALGLHYTGLFPMYTLIDEFGPLMSVAIFTGFIVAIVAYVSALARGAQHRMTGYHIYDFFMGAELNPRMFGWLDFKMFFEVRLPWYILFFISLSAAFRQLETYGYVTGEVAFLVMAHWLYANACSKGEEMIVTTWDMYYEKWGFMLIFWNLAGVPLSYCHCTIFLANHDPSEYRWSKPVLVFLYITYLFAYWVWDTGNSQKNMFRADERGVAVHRNTFPQLPWKQVKNPRTIRTESGDSLMIDGWFKYARKINYTADFYFAFCWGLITGFNSPFPWFYPVFFALMIVHRAYRDIQRCKEKYGSAWEEYEKITPYLFIPYVI from the exons ATGTCGGAACGAGTGACGCGCTCCCAGACCGGGAAGAC CCCGAGAAAGTCCATGGTTCCCGAAGGCTTCGTCGAAACGCCCGGAACACGACGACGGACTACGCGAAAGTCTGCTGCCAGCGATGGACGATCACCGTCCCCCACCGAAGACCTGAGCGCCTCCGCCGAGCTCAAGGCTCCCGTCACTagcggcaatggcagcacgAAGAAGGCAGCGAATGGAAGTGCCAATGGCCAGCCGAAGGGCAAGGTCATCGACGGCTGGCTCGTGGGCAGCGACCCCAAGATCGACCACAACCCACACTTCGACTTTGGTGGCACTCTGGGTGTCTCCGCGATGATGATAGGCTTTCCGCTGTTGATGTGGTATATGTGGATAGGAGCCACCTACTACAATGGCAAATTCCCCTCAGAGCCCAGCATGACCTGGGCCCAGTACGGCAAACACCTCTTCCACCTGGCATACACCGGGGCCTTCCCTCATCGCAAGGCCTGGGCCATTTACTGGacattcttcatcttcgaggGCTTGCTCTATCTGTTCGCACCAGGTGTCTACTCCACTGGCAAGCCTCTGCCGCACGAAAATGGCAAGCAGTTGCGCTACTACTGCTCTGGAGTGTGGTCGTTCTACATCTCCATCGCCACCGCTCTGGGCCTGCACTACACTGGCCTCTTCCCCATGTACACTCTCATCGATGAGTTTGGCCCACTGATGAGCGTGGCTATCTTCACTGGTTTCATTGTTGCCATTGTCGCCTACGTGTCCGCTCTCGCGCGTGGTGCTCAACACCGTATGACCGGATACCATATCTACGATTTCTTCATGGGCGCCGAGCTCAACCCTCGCATGTTTGGCTGGCTCGACTTCAAGATGTTCTTCGAAGTTCGTCTGCCATGGtacatcctcttcttcatttcCCTCAGTGCAGCTTTCCGCCAGTTGGAGACCTACGGATATGTGACTGGAGAAGTCGCTTTCCTGGTCATGGCCCACTGGCTCTACGCCAATGCCTGCTCCAAGGGTGAGGAGATGATCGTCACCACCTGGGATATGTACTACGAGAAGTGGGGCTTCATGCTCATCTTCTGGAACCTGGCTGGTGTCCCACTCAGCTACTGCCACTGCACCATCTTCCTTGCCAACCACGACCCATCCGAGTACCGCTGGAGCAAGCCTGTTCTTGTCTTCCTCTACATCACCTACCTCTTCGCTTACTGGGTCTGGGATACCGGCAATTCGCAGAAGAACATGTTCCGCGCTGATGAGCGCGGAGTTGCTGTGCACCGAAACACTTTCCCACAGCTGCCATGGAAGCAGGTTAAGAACCCAAGGACCATCCGCACCGAATCTGGTGACTCTCTCATGATCGACGGCTGGTTCAAGTACGCTCGCAAGATCAACTACACCGCCGACTTCTACTTCGCATTCTGCTGGGGTCTCATTACTGGTTTCAACAGTCCTTTCCCCTGGTTCTATCCGGTCTTCTTCGCGCTCATGATCGTGCACCGCGCGTACAGGGATATCCAAAGATGCAAGGAGAAGTATGGCTCCGCTTGGGAGGAATATGAGAAGATCACACCTTACTTGTTCATTCCG TACGTCATTTAA